One window of Vitis riparia cultivar Riparia Gloire de Montpellier isolate 1030 chromosome 5, EGFV_Vit.rip_1.0, whole genome shotgun sequence genomic DNA carries:
- the LOC117914141 gene encoding probable aspartic proteinase GIP2: MASTFLHLLLCSILLSVLSPSLAQTSFRPKALVLPVSKDAASLQYITHINQRTHLVSIPLTLDLGGQFLWVDCDQGYVSSSYRPVRCGSAQCSLTRSKACGECFSGPVKGCNYSTCVLSPDNTVTGTATSGEVGEDAVSIQSTDGSNPGRVVSVRRLLFTCGSTFLLEGLASGVKGMAGLGRSRVALPSQFSSAFSFNRKFSICLSSSTKSTGVVFFGDGPYVLLPKVDASQSLTYTPLITNPVSTASAYFQGEASVEYFIGVKSIKINGKAVPLNATLLSIDSQGYGGTKISTVHPYTVLETSIYKALTQAFLKELSTITRVASVSPFGACFSSKDIGSTRVGPAVPPIDLVLQRKSVYWRVFGANSMVQVSDNVLCLGFVDGGVNPRTSIVIGGHQLEDNLLQFDLATSRLGFSSSLLSRQTTCSNFNFTSNA; this comes from the coding sequence ATGGCTTCCACGTTTCTTCATCTCCTCCTCTGCTCCATTCTTCTCTCAGTCCTCTCTCCATCCCTAGCCCAGACATCTTTTCGTCCTAAAGCTCTCGTTCTTCCAGTCTCCAAAGATGCTGCCTCCCTTCAGTACATCACCCACATCAACCAGAGAACCCATCTAGTCTCCATACCTCTCACCCTCGATCTTGGCGGCCAGTTTCTATGGGTGGACTGCGACCAGGGCTATGTTTCATCTTCCTACAGGCCGGTCCGTTGCGGGTCGGCCCAATGCTCCCTTACCAGGTCTAAAGCTTGTGGAGAGTGTTTCTCTGGGCCAGTAAAGGGATGCAACTACAGCACCTGTGTTCTGTCCCCTGACAATACCGTAACTGGGACTGCAACAAGCGGTGAGGTGGGCGAAGATGCTGTATCCATCCAATCCACTGATGGGTCAAACCCGGGCCGCGTTGTTTCAGTCCGTCGATTGCTTTTCACTTGTGGATCGACATTTCTATTGGAAGGCCTTGCCAGTGGGGTCAAAGGAATGGCCGGTCTTGGAAGGAGTCGGGTTGCACTCCCTTCACAATTCTCATCTGCCTTCAGCTTTAATAGGAAATTCTCGATTTGCCTGAGTTCTTCCACAAAGTCTACTGGTGTCGTGTTCTTTGGGGATGGGCCTTATGTTCTGCTGCCTAAAGTTGATGCCTCCCAATCCCTTACCTACACCCCACTGATTACTAATCCTGTAAGCACTGCATCCGCTTATTTTCAGGGCGAGGCTTCTGTGGAGTACTTCATTGGAGTAAAGTCCATTAAGATCAACGGAAAAGCCGTGCCGTTAAATGCAACATTGTTATCCATTGACAGCCAAGGCTACGGAGGAACCAAGATCAGCACAGTCCATCCTTACACGGTCTTGGAGACTTCAATCTACAAAGCTCTCACCCAAGCCTTCCTCAAAGAACTTTCAACCATCACCAGAGTGGCTTCAGTGTCACCTTTCGGGGCATGCTTCAGCTCAAAGGACATCGGTAGCACACGCGTCGGTCCGGCTGTGCCGCCCATTGACCTCGTGTTGCAGAGAAAGAGCGTGTACTGGAGGGTGTTTGGCGCAAACTCGATGGTTCAGGTGAGTGACAATGTGTTGTGTCTGGGATTTGTGGATGGAGGCGTGAACCCCAGGACTTCAATCGTGATAGGGGGGCATCAACTGGAGGACAATCTTTTACAGTTTGATTTGGCCACTTCAAGGCTGGGCTTCAGCTCATCGCTTCTGTCCCGGCAGACCACCTGTTCTAACTTCAACTTCACATCTAATGCTTGA